The Psychrobacillus sp. FSL K6-2836 nucleotide sequence TTGTTACTTTTGTAGAGAACTCAGTTAACTCTTGTAGAGTTTCTTCATCAATATCAATCCCAAGTCCAGGACGTTCATTTAATTGTATAAATGGAACGTCATAATGTAAATTCCCAACGTCTTTAGAGAATTTCAAAGGACCTGTTAACTCTACACTCGTAAACACTTTTTTAGAAAATGCTACTTGAAATCCTGCTGAAGATCCAATAGAGGATTCCACCATGGAACCGATTTGACACTCGATGCCTGCCATCTCTGCCATATGAGCTAGCTTCATCGCTGGATAAATCCCGCCACACTTCATCAGCTTAATATTTACTTTATGTGCTGCTTGTTTCTCGATCAACTCGCGCATATCACGAAAGTTTCGCAAGCCTTCATCCATCATAAGAGGGGTACTTGTCTTAGCTTTTACTTCTACCATACCATTAAAGTCATCCGCGATTACCGGTTGCTCTAGCCAGTCTAATCCCTCTTTTTCCAACTGCCGCATAGCCACAATAGTAGTAGCGCTATTTTTCCAACCTTGATTTACGTCTACACGAATAGCGACTTCTTCTCCGACTTTTGCGCGCACTGCTTGAATACGTTTTACATCAACTTGC carries:
- a CDS encoding mandelate racemase/muconate lactonizing enzyme family protein, whose translation is MKIKEIDIYAIRLPLVDPFIISYHTYDDMPSIIVKITTDDGLVGYGEAVADEHVTGETWESTYALLKDTLAPAIIGENPMEFERLHEKMNKAVYQAPAAKAAIDIACYDLAGKKLGVPVYQLLGGRYHEKFPVTHVLSIGKPADMAEEAERRMKEGYSSFKMKVGTDVQVDVKRIQAVRAKVGEEVAIRVDVNQGWKNSATTIVAMRQLEKEGLDWLEQPVIADDFNGMVEVKAKTSTPLMMDEGLRNFRDMRELIEKQAAHKVNIKLMKCGGIYPAMKLAHMAEMAGIECQIGSMVESSIGSSAGFQVAFSKKVFTSVELTGPLKFSKDVGNLHYDVPFIQLNERPGLGIDIDEETLQELTEFSTKVTK